Proteins encoded together in one Falco biarmicus isolate bFalBia1 chromosome 4, bFalBia1.pri, whole genome shotgun sequence window:
- the MIOS gene encoding GATOR complex protein MIOS isoform X1, which produces MSGSKPDILWAPHHVDRFVVCDSELSLYHIDSAVSSELKAGSLRLSEETTATLLSINSDTPYMKCVAWYPKYDPECLLAVGQANGRVVLTSLGQDHNSKSKDLIGKEFVPKHARQCNTLAWNPLDSNWLAAGLDKHRADFSVLIWDISSKYAPETAVATEKVRLSAGDPEAGLVVTKPLYELGQNDACLSLCWLPRDQKLLLAGMHRNLAIFDLRNTSQKIFVNTKAVQGVTVDPYFHDRVASFYEGQVAIWDLRKFEKPVLTLTEQPKPLTKVAWCPTRTGLLATLTRDSNIIRLYDMQHTPTPIGDETEPTIIERSVQPCENYIASFAWHPTSQNRMVVVTPNRTMSDFTVFERISLAWSPVTSLMWACGRHLYECTEEGKASSLEKDIATKMRLRALSRYGLDTEQVWRNHLLAGNEDPQLKSLWYTLHFMKQYTEDMDQKLTGNKGPLVYAGIKTIVKSSLGTTENLRHSRSGADRQADIIQYLSEERSLALQLCGWIKKGTDLDVEPFLNSLEQEGDWERAAAVALFNLDIRRAIQILNKGASSGKGDLNLNVVAMALSGYTDEKNSLWREMCSTLRLQLNNPYLCAMFAFLTSESGSYDGVLYENNVAVRDRVAFACKFLNDAQLNRFIEKLTNEMKDAGNLEGILLTGLTKDGVDLMESYVDRTGDVQTASYCMLQGSPSDVLKDERVQYWIENYRNLLDAWRFWHKRAEFDIHRSKLDPSSKPLAQVFVSCNFCGKSISYSCSAIPHQGRGFSQYGVSGSPTKSKVTSCPGCRKPLPRCALCLINMGTPVSSCPGGSKSDEKVDLSKDKKLAQFNNWFTWCHNCRHGGHAGHMLSWFRDHTECPVSACSCKCMQLDTTGNLIPAETVQA; this is translated from the exons ATGAGTGGCTCCAAACCTGATATTTTGTGGGCCCCGCACCATGTTGACAGATTTGTTGTATGTGATTCGGAATTGAGCCTTTATCACATTGACTCTGCTGTAAGTTCAGAACTCAAGGCAGGATCCTTGCGGTTGTCGGAAGAAACTACAGCTACGCTATTGTCAATAAATTCAGATACACCATATATGAAATGTGTGGCTTGGTATCCAAAGTACGATCCTGAATGTCTCCTTGCTGTTGGACAGGCCAATGGTCGAGTGGTACTTACTAGCCTTGGTCAAGATCACAACTCAAAATCTAAAGATTTGATAGGTAAAGAGTTTGTTCCCAAACATGCACGGCAATGCAATACTCTTGCGTGGAACCCACTAGATAGTAATTGGCTTGCTGCAGGGTTAGATAAACATCGGGCTGACTTTTCAGTATTGATCTGGGATATCAGCAGCAAATATGCCCCAGAAACTGCAGTTGCTACAGAGAAAGTAAGACTTTCAGCAGGAGATCCGGAAGCAGGACTGGTAGTAACAAAGCCACTCTATGAATTGGGACAGAACGATGcttgtctctctctctgttgGCTTCCACGGGATCAGAAGCTGCTTTTGGCTGGAATGCATCGAAATCTGGCTATCTTTGATCTGAGGAACACAAgccaaaaaatatttgtaaacacCAAGGCTGTCCAAGGAGTGACTGTCGATCCCTATTTCCATGATCGTGTAGCTTCCTTCTATGAAGGTCAGGTGGCCATATGGGATttaagaaaatttgaaaagccTGTTTTGACCTTGACGGAGCAACCAAAACCCTTAACAAAAGTTGCGTGGTGTCCAACAAGAACTGGATTATTAGCTACTTTAACAAGGGATAGTAATATTATTAGACTGTATGACATGCAGCATACTCCCACTCCTATTGGAGATGAAACTGAGCCAACGATAATTGAAAGAAGTGTCCAACCTTGTGAAAACTACATTGCTTCATTTGCCTGGCATCCAACAAGTCAAAATCGAATGGTAGTAGTGACTCCCAACAGGACTATGTCTGACTTCACAGTTTTTGAAAGGATTTCTCTCGCATGGAGTCCAGTAACATCCTTAATGTGGGCTTGTGGACGACATTTATATGAGTGtacagaagaaggaaaggctAGTTCCTTGGAAAAAGACATAGCAACCAAAATGCGGCTCAGAGCTTTGTCAAGGTATGGTCTTGATACTGAACAAGTTTGGAGAAATCACCTCCTGGCTGGAAATGAAGATCCTCAGCTGAAATCACTTTGGTACACTCTGCATT TTATGAAACAGTATACTGAAGATATGGATCAAAAACTTACAGGAAACAAAGGTCCCTTAGTTTATGCTGGCATTAAAACAATCGTGAAGTCATCTTTGG GAACAACAGAGAACCTCAGGCACAGCAGGAGTGGAGCTGATAGACAGGCAGATATTATTCAGTATCTGAGTGAGGAGAGATCCTTGGCTTTGCAGCTCTGTGGGTGGATAAAGAAGGGAACAGACTTAGATGTGGAACCTTTCTTAAATTCATTGGAACAGGAAGGAGACTGGGAGcgagctgctgctgttgcactTTTCAACTTGGACATACGGCGAGCAATACAAATCCTAAATAAAGGGGCTTCCTCGGGAAAAG GTGATCTGAACCTTAATGTAGTGGCAATGGCTCTATCAGGCTACACTGACGAGAAGAACTCACTTTGGAGAGAAATGTGCAGTACTCTAAGACTGCAATTGAACAATCCCTACTTGTGTGCTATGTTTGCTTTCCTGACAAGCGAGTCTGGTTCATATGATGGTGTTTTG tatgaaaataatgtagCTGTACGAGACAGAGTGGCATTTGCTTGCAAGTTCCTCAATGATGCTCAG TTGAACAGGTTTATTGAAAAGCTGACTAATGAAATGAAAGATGCTGGGAATTTGGAGGGAATACTGTTAACAGGGCTGACAAAAGATGGAGTTGACTTGATGGAAAGTTACGTTGACAGAACTGGAGATGTCCAGACAGCAAGCTATTGCATGTTACAG GGTTCTCCATCAGATGTACTTAAGGATGAGAGGGTTCAGTACTGGATTGAGAACTACAGGAATCTCCTAGATGCTTGGAGATTTTGGCACAAACGTGCAGAATTTGATATCCATAGGAGTAAGCTGGATCCCAGTTCAAAACCTTTAGCCCAG GTGTTTGTGAGTTGCaatttctgtggaaaatcaATCTCTTACAGCTGTTCAGCTATTCCTCATCAGGGGCGAGGTTTTAGCCAATATGGAGTTAGTGGTTCACCAACTAAGTCAAAAGTTACAAGCTGTCCTGGCTGCCGTAAGCCACTTCCTCGCTGTGCACTTTGCTTGATAAATATGGGAACACCAGTTTCCAGTTGTCCAG GAGGATCCAAATCAGATGAAAAAGTGGATCTTAGCAAAGACAAGAAGTTAGCCCAGTTCAACAACTGGTTTACTTGGTGTCACAACTGTAGGCATGGTGGACATGCTGGGCATATGCTTAGCTGGTTCAG GGACCATACTGAATGCCCGGTTTCTGCCTGCTCTTGTAAGTGTATGCAGCTGGATACAACAGGGAATCTCATTCCAGCAGAGACTGTCCAGGCgtaa
- the MIOS gene encoding GATOR complex protein MIOS isoform X2, whose product MSGSKPDILWAPHHVDRFVVCDSELSLYHIDSAVSSELKAGSLRLSEETTATLLSINSDTPYMKCVAWYPKYDPECLLAVGQANGRVVLTSLGQDHNSKSKDLIGKEFVPKHARQCNTLAWNPLDSNWLAAGLDKHRADFSVLIWDISSKYAPETAVATEKVRLSAGDPEAGLVVTKPLYELGQNDACLSLCWLPRDQKLLLAGMHRNLAIFDLRNTSQKIFVNTKAVQGVTVDPYFHDRVASFYEGQVAIWDLRKFEKPVLTLTEQPKPLTKVAWCPTRTGLLATLTRDSNIIRLYDMQHTPTPIGDETEPTIIERSVQPCENYIASFAWHPTSQNRMVVVTPNRTMSDFTVFERISLAWSPVTSLMWACGRHLYECTEEGKASSLEKDIATKMRLRALSRYGLDTEQVWRNHLLAGNEDPQLKSLWYTLHFMKQYTEDMDQKLTGNKGPLVYAGIKTIVKSSLGTTENLRHSRSGADRQADIIQYLSEERSLALQLCGWIKKGTDLDVEPFLNSLEQEGDWERAAAVALFNLDIRRAIQILNKGASSGKGDLNLNVVAMALSGYTDEKNSLWREMCSTLRLQLNNPYLCAMFAFLTSESGSYDGVLYENNVAVRDRVAFACKFLNDAQLNRFIEKLTNEMKDAGNLEGILLTGLTKDGVDLMESYVDRTGDVQTASYCMLQGSPSDVLKDERVQYWIENYRNLLDAWRFWHKRAEFDIHRSKLDPSSKPLAQENFFSTPVLKTKIRDVSSR is encoded by the exons ATGAGTGGCTCCAAACCTGATATTTTGTGGGCCCCGCACCATGTTGACAGATTTGTTGTATGTGATTCGGAATTGAGCCTTTATCACATTGACTCTGCTGTAAGTTCAGAACTCAAGGCAGGATCCTTGCGGTTGTCGGAAGAAACTACAGCTACGCTATTGTCAATAAATTCAGATACACCATATATGAAATGTGTGGCTTGGTATCCAAAGTACGATCCTGAATGTCTCCTTGCTGTTGGACAGGCCAATGGTCGAGTGGTACTTACTAGCCTTGGTCAAGATCACAACTCAAAATCTAAAGATTTGATAGGTAAAGAGTTTGTTCCCAAACATGCACGGCAATGCAATACTCTTGCGTGGAACCCACTAGATAGTAATTGGCTTGCTGCAGGGTTAGATAAACATCGGGCTGACTTTTCAGTATTGATCTGGGATATCAGCAGCAAATATGCCCCAGAAACTGCAGTTGCTACAGAGAAAGTAAGACTTTCAGCAGGAGATCCGGAAGCAGGACTGGTAGTAACAAAGCCACTCTATGAATTGGGACAGAACGATGcttgtctctctctctgttgGCTTCCACGGGATCAGAAGCTGCTTTTGGCTGGAATGCATCGAAATCTGGCTATCTTTGATCTGAGGAACACAAgccaaaaaatatttgtaaacacCAAGGCTGTCCAAGGAGTGACTGTCGATCCCTATTTCCATGATCGTGTAGCTTCCTTCTATGAAGGTCAGGTGGCCATATGGGATttaagaaaatttgaaaagccTGTTTTGACCTTGACGGAGCAACCAAAACCCTTAACAAAAGTTGCGTGGTGTCCAACAAGAACTGGATTATTAGCTACTTTAACAAGGGATAGTAATATTATTAGACTGTATGACATGCAGCATACTCCCACTCCTATTGGAGATGAAACTGAGCCAACGATAATTGAAAGAAGTGTCCAACCTTGTGAAAACTACATTGCTTCATTTGCCTGGCATCCAACAAGTCAAAATCGAATGGTAGTAGTGACTCCCAACAGGACTATGTCTGACTTCACAGTTTTTGAAAGGATTTCTCTCGCATGGAGTCCAGTAACATCCTTAATGTGGGCTTGTGGACGACATTTATATGAGTGtacagaagaaggaaaggctAGTTCCTTGGAAAAAGACATAGCAACCAAAATGCGGCTCAGAGCTTTGTCAAGGTATGGTCTTGATACTGAACAAGTTTGGAGAAATCACCTCCTGGCTGGAAATGAAGATCCTCAGCTGAAATCACTTTGGTACACTCTGCATT TTATGAAACAGTATACTGAAGATATGGATCAAAAACTTACAGGAAACAAAGGTCCCTTAGTTTATGCTGGCATTAAAACAATCGTGAAGTCATCTTTGG GAACAACAGAGAACCTCAGGCACAGCAGGAGTGGAGCTGATAGACAGGCAGATATTATTCAGTATCTGAGTGAGGAGAGATCCTTGGCTTTGCAGCTCTGTGGGTGGATAAAGAAGGGAACAGACTTAGATGTGGAACCTTTCTTAAATTCATTGGAACAGGAAGGAGACTGGGAGcgagctgctgctgttgcactTTTCAACTTGGACATACGGCGAGCAATACAAATCCTAAATAAAGGGGCTTCCTCGGGAAAAG GTGATCTGAACCTTAATGTAGTGGCAATGGCTCTATCAGGCTACACTGACGAGAAGAACTCACTTTGGAGAGAAATGTGCAGTACTCTAAGACTGCAATTGAACAATCCCTACTTGTGTGCTATGTTTGCTTTCCTGACAAGCGAGTCTGGTTCATATGATGGTGTTTTG tatgaaaataatgtagCTGTACGAGACAGAGTGGCATTTGCTTGCAAGTTCCTCAATGATGCTCAG TTGAACAGGTTTATTGAAAAGCTGACTAATGAAATGAAAGATGCTGGGAATTTGGAGGGAATACTGTTAACAGGGCTGACAAAAGATGGAGTTGACTTGATGGAAAGTTACGTTGACAGAACTGGAGATGTCCAGACAGCAAGCTATTGCATGTTACAG GGTTCTCCATCAGATGTACTTAAGGATGAGAGGGTTCAGTACTGGATTGAGAACTACAGGAATCTCCTAGATGCTTGGAGATTTTGGCACAAACGTGCAGAATTTGATATCCATAGGAGTAAGCTGGATCCCAGTTCAAAACCTTTAGCCCAG gaaaactttttttccactcCCGTGTTGAAAACCAAAATCAGAGATGTATCATCCAGGTGA